TCAGTTTGGAAAAGAAGCCGGAGCTCTGGATGGGTGGCACAGCACACGCATAGAGGGCAGCGAGGGGATTGGACAAGAACACTGTGATTATGAGGGCAACGTGGCTCCACAGGGACAGACCCACTGCACGTCCTGCTCTCCCCATGCCCCCTGCTCCAggcccatccctgcccagtgccagcacaAGGGGACAAGAGGGGACAGGACACTGCATCCCATCTCATGTAGCTTTCTGCAAATGCCTCCACCCTGCTCCATcccaaggcagggctgggctctccCGTCCTGCCTCCTCACAGCCAGCACCTTGTTGGCAGTGCTGCGGCGCTCCAGGAGGAGCCGGAACCGGTTGCAGGTACGCTTGTTGTCCTTCAGCCCCTGGCCCAGGCCCCGGTTGTCATCCTGCATGAGGCGCCGGTCCAGGATCACCTCCAGCTGGCCTGTGGAGAGCAagtccctgcagcccaggctttACCAGGCACCAGCCACACCCCACAGCACAGAGCCCCCAGTGACAGTAGGAGCAGGGCACCCTGCCCAGCCACCAGCACCCTCCTTCCCTTGGGGAGGACAGCCCAAGCTCTACAGCAGGTGCCCAAggcacagagcccagctcacCGCTGTGGAGGCTGGTGACCCCCAGGGCCTGGGCTGTGAGCAGTGTCAGGCGGCTCTGCATGTCCTGGATGTAGGCCATGGCAGGCATCGGGTAGAAGTTGGCCTGCAGCGGCAGCTTCTGCTGGTACCTGCGGGGCTGGATCTGCCAAGGGACACAGACCAGTGACCAGAGGTGGATCCCACAGTGCCTGGTGCCAGAGCACTGTCCACctgtgggcagctgctgcccctccccagcctgctgCATACCTGGAAACCAttgaggtcagtgaagaaggtGTCATCACTCTCAATGTCAGTGCTAAAGCGCAGGGCAAGCTCCTTGTTGATGTGGTCACGGATGTCCACCAGGCAGGACACATCCAGGGACAGGCCCTCCACCCCTGCAGGTAGGCAGTGAGAGGCTGAGCCCCAAGGGCAGCATGGCCCAGTTCCCTGGGCCGGTGACACCTGGCACAGCCTCAAGATCTCACCTGGCACGTTGTACAGCCGCACCACGGTCTGGACATGCTGGTAGTAGCTGGCAACTTCTGAGAAGAGCGGTCCCTCCATCACCCGCACCACTGGGGGGTCCTTGGGAGCGTAGGGCTGGGGAGAGGGATAGCTGCGCTGATGCTGGTGCCTGAGGACCTACAGGCACAGCTGTCAGCTGCCTTCCATGGGTGGACTCTGTACCTTGGCCTCGCCATCAGGCAGGAAGAGATAGGCCCCACTTTTGTCCTTGGAGGTCCTGGTGCCATAGACGAGAAATTCGCTGCTCACCCTGTGCGcctgctcctccccagctgGGCGCAGGCTCTGCAGGTGTGTGCCAGCACAACAGTAAGCGCATGAAGCAGCGGGATTtacccctcctctcctccagcccacGTCCTGTCAGAGCCCTGCACTCACCTGCAGCAGGCCCGTGCGCCCCACAAAGCAGGCCTGCAGGTGCTGGTTCTCCAGGCAgaagtcagcagcagcagctgggaagacGTGCAGGGGCACAGCCTCGGGCTTGTGCACGGCCATGTCCCGGCCATGCAGGTAGAGGCGCGTGGAGGACCTTGGCGTGGCGTGGCCATCCGAGGActtgtgcagctgcagcacgCGCAGCCCCAGCGCAGGCAGGCGGGCCAGGACAGACACCTGCAGGCAGCATGGAGACCTGAGCCAGCCCCCGTGTCTAGGGAATGACTGGGGGTCAGTGGGGCAAAGACCCTGCTCAGCACTGTGGGGCTTCTGCTGAGGAGGGACATGCATGGGGACCTGGGGGATCGACAGCTGTGGGATCTCATGTTGTGGGGCCgggacagagcagggctgccGGTGTGTCCTGGCAGTGTGCAGGATGGGAGGCTGGCACAGATGGGCTGTGGGGCACCCCATACCTGGTAGACATTGGGCACCACATCAGTGGCAGAGTTCCACACTGCACTGAGCTgggagggcaggggctgcccctcCTCGGAGAGCACACGCACGTGAGGGGAGTCCACCAGTACTGGCACCACGCTCAAGCGCTCCTGCTCCAGCGGGTTGAACACCACCAGGAACCTGTGGGGGGTAACACAGGGATGGTATTCCAGATGTCCCATGTTCCACACTACCTACAGATCTACTGCCCCTACCCACAGCTTCACAGGTCTCCCCACAATCCCGTAAGTCCCCAGAACAAGGCAGGAGGCCCTACCGAGGTGAGGTGCCCAGTTTGACCACTGTCCTCTCTGGGAGAGAGTCCTGGCTGGAGCGTGTCTCATCCTGGGGAGGAGTAATAAAGAGCTGGGGTGTGCCCAACGCCCCTGCCAGTTGGGCCCCAGGACATGGGCACAATCTGGGGCCATCTTCCTGGCCTCTGCAGTACGGAGTTGCTCCCGGGGGCATGGGGGACAGGGTGCCAGactgcagggagccaggagctggtgctgctcaCCATGCCAAGGAACGGTGCAGCCGGGTCGTGGTGGTAGGTGTCCTTGTCCCCCAGCACAAGGTAGTGCGCAGCATTGATGATGACACGCTTGAGGTTGGTGAGGGAGTGGAGCAGCCTAGGGCAGAGGCAGAGTGAGTCATCTGGGACCATCAGCCCCATCTGCTCAGGACTGCCCCACCACCCTCTACATCCCCCCATGAGAGGGAGAACCTCCCCACAGCATCCCCATACCTAACCAGtctcccagccctgagcccaccagccccacTCTGAGACAGGCTCTGAGGGCGCCCTGGCCCCCACACGCACCGGACTCCGTAGTCCACGGCCACAGCCTCCTTGGCGGTGCCAGCGATGGCATCGTGGTGCTGGAAGAGGCCCAGGTTGCGGCGGGCGTTGCTCAGCAAGGCGTAGTCAGAGAGCGGGTACCTGCCATCTGCACCGGCATGGCGGGCGTGGGCGAGTGCCAGGCTGTACAGGATCTCTGCCCccctgcacagggacagagtCACTGAGGGTCCCCACCCTGTTGTACAGTACTggggggctgccctgggaggagGGGTGGCAAAGGCACACACTGCCCTGGGACTGGGTGAGGGTTTGGCACTGTGTGTTGGCAGCTGGGACAGACCAGGGGCTATCGAGCTCCCATACTGCCTGGCCACCCCTCACCCGTGCCCCTCACACACCTCCTGTGCCCCATGGACCAGCCCCACGCCCCTCACCGGAGGTGGGCCTCCAGCACCCGGTCCAGGCTCTTGTAGAATGGCCGGGAGGTGAAGTATCCTGTCCAGTAGTGATCCTCCCGGTCCGCATAGGAGAAGAAATCCCCAGTCAGAACTGGGAACCCGGGAGGCCTCATCCCCGGCACAATGCCCACTTTCTTGTACAGGGCATCAAAGTAATCAGAGAGCGTGCCAAACTGTGCCTGCAAGACAGCATGTGCAGTCCTGAGCCGGCGCTCCTGCAGTGGGGGCTCTTATCACCCCTCACAGGACTGCTCACCCCTCCAACTGTGCTCTGCTGCggcctcctgctgcccccagctccACAGAGCTCTCCACACATACCTGCACATGGAGGTCAGGCCGAGAGTTGAGAAAGTCAAAGATGCGCTGGTAGTTGAGGAACTGGGCATCCCACTCCTGTGGCTTGTCATAGCGGAAGTCATCTCCCAGGGGCACCAGCAGCACCTTGCTGCGGTACAGCTTGGACTTCTTGCGGTActggtccagcagcagctgggctctgtgtgGGGGCCAGGGCATGAGGCTGGCCCCTGATGGCCCACACAAGGCTGGGAGTCGCGTGCCCCTGCCCCACTCACCGCTCTGCCACGTTTGCATCAGTGATGGCGCGGGGAGGCACCTTCCAAGGGCAGTTGATCCGGCCTCCAGGCAAGCGCTTGAAGTCAAACTGGCAGCAGATCTTGGGGTCCGGGCCACAGGTGTGAGGCACATCATAGCTGTAGAAGGGCATCATGTGGCAGAAGATGTCGGTGCTCGCGTCTGGATCTGTGGGACCAAGGACAGGTGAGCACCAGCAATGGCTCTCCCTTGCCTGTCCCTAAGCAGGGGGGCCCAAAATCAGTAGTTCGACAGAGCAGATCTCAGCGGTTAGAGGGCACAGCAGCCTCCCCCAATGTGTTGCTGGACTTGGGGGCAGGTGGAAAGTTACCCTGAGGTTGTCCCACAGGGCAGAGACATCGCCTACCAGTGCTTGGCTCATCTGCACAGAAAAGCAGCTGGTAGCCATTCTCTGCTGCCACCTGCCCCACCGTGCAGTCCTCTCTGCAGTCTCCTCCCGGCAGCCCCTCACCCCACGCCTGTCTCCACATGAACTCCAGGTTCTGGGTGGCAGCAAAGTGCTTCTTGATGGCATAGTGCACGCGCTGGATGAGCATGGCCGTCAGGTTGGAGCGCTTCAGCAGGTAGGGCATGGTGGAGCTGTAGCCGAAGGGGTCTACGGCCCAGCCTGACCGTGGCgtcacacctgggggcacagagACCCGTCAGCCCCATGCTGGGCCAGCAGCACTTCCCGTGAGGAGGGTGCTGGCAGGACCTGGGGGCCTGCAGCACATTAGACAGGCCCCCAGCCACCATTTGCCTGGCCCTCACCAATGTTCTTCTCCAGCCACTGGTGCCCCTCAATCAGCTGGTCAATCATGGCGAAGTAGTGGGAATTAGCCTCATCAGGCATCACCCAGCCGCCCGTCACCATCTCCAGCTGCCCATTGCCCACCAGCCTGTCAGGGGGACACCCAAGATGTGACCAGAGCCCTGCATGAGACACATGTTCATTGCAGAGTCCCCCTGCCCTGAGCCACCTACAGTCTACCTGCAGCCCCCACGGCTGCCACTGCCATTCCCCCCTTGTCATGCTGTCCCCACGCAGAGTCATCCCTCCACAGCCCAATGCCACCCACAGCCCACTCCCCCTCCACTGTGTCCTCCAATGCTCTCAGGGCAAGGGGCAGAGAAGGGGGTCCTGCCTCACCACACAATCCTGCTCTCCAGGTCTCCTACCCTTCCATGGGTGCCCTGGGCCTTGCACACAAGTTCCCCAGCCCAATTAGCACAGGGAGGGGCCCAGGGCAAGATCTGTCTCTCCCAGCCTCTCACTCCACAAGGCAGTGGCTCTGACATCTGATGGCACTGGGAGGCTGCTGGCAGTTTGAGGGCACCCCACACTAAGCAGTGCAGGGCCCATGGCAGCCTTCTAGTCCCTAGAGCCATTCGCTCACACACCCTCTGCTCTCAGCCTGCCTGGGAGCTAGGTGGGCAATGGGGCCAGGTGAGCAGCCCTACCTGCGCACAGCAGCCCGCTTCTGGGCACTGATGTTGTCCCACcacttggaaaaaaaggaaatctcaGACCAGATGAAGCGCCGGCGTGGGTCCTCCTGCATCTTCAGCACCATGCTGTTGAGGATGTGCTGCGTCTGGTCGTAGTAGTACTTGTCGAAAGTCTTGatccagcctggcagcacaggtGGGGGTCACTGTGAGGGGCCCAGGTTTGCCAGCACTGCATAGTAGTGGGAAATGGGCTAATCCCTGCTTCTCACCTGGGTCATTGTGGGAGTGTGGCACCACAAACACCTGTAGAGGCTCTGTGTCCCATTCGTTGGGCTCGTAGGTGATGTCGAAGCCCTGCTTCCAGACACCACCATCCTGGTTGTCAAACGGCAGCAGGGAGTACACAGCCAGCATCTGTTGTTAGGAGACAGTGTTGAGAGACCCCTGAAAGAGTAGAGCCTGGACTCCATGGATGCCCAGGTATGGACCCCTCACGCTAGCAGAGCCACCAGACCCTCACCTGCAGGTCTGGGCTCTGTCCTTTGCCCCCTAGAGCAAACTGGCAGTCTTGCGGGGACACAGAGAGGAAACTTGGGCGACTCTCAGGGGGGAGCACCCAGGAGCCATTCAGGGGGTGTTGGGGCAATGCCGGCTGCCCCTCTGCATGGGCTGTCAGCTCCAGCACTGAGTCCTTAATGTGGCTGATGATCTCATGgttctcctccagcagctgctccagctgctcaaTCCGGTTCTGCAGCACCGAGATctggctctggggacacagagggcacagcgaggggcaggaggtCACCCACAGCTGTGGGGAGCCAGCTCTGGCCCTGGTACCTTGATGCCCAGAGGCCAGGGCTAGCTCCCCATGAATTTTCCTGACTGAATGTCTCCGTTTGCCATCCCAGGACCACTCTCACTCACCCCAGATCCTCCGAACTCACCCTGGGGAAGTTGCCCCCACTCTGGTGTCGTGTGGGGTCATGCTGTACCCGGTCCAGCATCAAGTAGAGGGAGAAGACGGCCACGCAGAAGATGGCAGCTCCACACACTGTCACCTGCTTCTTCAGCTTCATCCCGAAAGGATGCAGGGACTCACctgggccggggctggggggggaccCAGGTCGGGCAGCGCAGCCTCTCGCCGCGGCCTCCTGCGTCCTCCTCCGAGAGCCTCACCGCGTCCTACTTGGCTTAATCCTTTGCTGGGTATTTATATCTGCGGATGGGGCCGGGGCGGGGAGGCCGCGCAgggccgggcagcgccgggcccgccgcgccgaggccccgcggcggcggcccgGGCCGGGCAGGACCGGAACAGGCCGGGCAGGACCGGGACAGGCCCGGCAGGACCGGGACAGGCCGGGCCAGCACCGACGGCGACGCCGCCGCCAGCCCGTCCGCACCCGGGCGGCTCCGAGCCCGGCCAGGCCCTCACACCGCCCGGCTGGGCCCGCCGGGAtgggccaggccaggccaggccccgcccgcgctccgcccgccggcccggcccgggagGCGGCACCGAGCGGGGGCTCGCCCGGCTCTGCACGGCCCCcacggcccggcacggcccggcccggcacggcacggcacggcacggcacggcacggcacggcacggcacggcacagCGCTGCGGAGCGCGCCCGGCTCTGCacggccccgcacggccccgcacggccccaCACAGCCCCGCAGCCCAGTCGAGATGCCGGTGGCCTAccggtgtccccatcccggtgtccccatcccggtgtgCCCCATCCCGGTGTGCCCCATCCCGGTACCCTGTCCCGGTGTGCCCCATCCGCGTGTCCCATCCGGGTGTCCCATCCTAGTACCCTGTCCCAGGGTCCCGTTCCAgccctctgtcccagtgctctGTCTCAGTACTCCCCATGCCATTTCCCTATCTAAGTGTGCCCCATTCTGGTACTTCTTTTTGGTACCCCATGCTGGTGCACTGCCTGCGCGTCCTGGTGCATCACTACagtgccattcccagtgccattcccagtgccatgTCCCAGTGCAGTACAAGTCCGTGTCCCCTCGCAGATCCTAGATGCACAGCTGCAGAGCTCGTGTGTTTATTGTACAAGATGAAGccgggcaggagctgtgggcgCCATGTCCCACCCCGAGGTATGCAggagcccctgccctggggctcaAGCACCACACAGCCACCTCGCAGTACCCGCGGCCCAGACAGGGCTCTGTTGTGCCCCCAGGCACTGCCATGGGATGGATCCAGGGCCCCTGGTGCTCCCTGTCACCGCTGCCTCTTGCGGATGGCAATGAGGTCCTGGTGGATGGTGCAGAAGCTGGGCCGCTTGCGGGGGTCGTACTCCCAGCAGCGCTGCATCAGCTGGTACACCTCCTCAGGGCACTGCTCGGGAGGGTCCAGCCGCATACCTGGGgcaacagggatggggacatggatCACTGGCCCCTCACCCCCGACAACCCTGTCTGGCCCATCCAACAGGCACAGCTCCACAGTGCTGGACCCACAGCTCATGGTGGCTCTCAGgagccagccccagccatgTTCCCTACCATGCTCCACTGCCTCCCGCGTCTGCTGGTTGCTGAGGTTGGCATAGGGGACGGCACCCAGGCTGAAGGCTTCCCACAGCAGGATCCCAAAGCTCCAGACATCACTCTCTGAGCTGTATCGGCCTGGGGACGTGGGGCAGGACAAATGGTGTTGGCAGGGGACACACAGGTCACCACtacccagctgtgcccatgctcCTGAGGGCTGAGGTGCTCGGGGtctctgcctccctccccagGACCAGGTGTGTGGGAGTGGGACAGTGCCAGACTCCTGGCGCCCAGATAAGCTGCGGGGTGCCAGGCCAtgcccagctccatcctgtACCATAATTGAGTGCTTCAGGGGCCGTCCACTTGACAGGGATTTGCTTCATCCCTCCTGTAGAGGCATAGAtgccatcctcctcctcccgtgACATCCCAAAATCACTGATCTTCAGGGTGTTCCTCTCCGTCACCAGGCAGTTGCGAGCAGCCAGGTCCCTGAGACAGCCCCAAGCAATCAGCCGTGCgcccagctgtccctggggcttcccctggcacagggtggggtgGTGAGGATTCCAGGGCTCCCCCCGTCCTGCCAGGGCCCACCTGTGGATGCAGTGCTTGCTCTCCAGGTACTCcatgccagcagcagcattcTCCGTCATCTTGACCAGCTCCTTCACCCGGAGGTGGGGACCCTCACTGCGCAGGAAGGTCAGGAAGTCTCCCCCTGTGCCCAGATTGCAGAGGCAGTGGGTGCCAGGCACCGCTGGCAGGCTCACCCGCGCGTGGGTGCGTGGGGACTGCGGGGATGGGGCCGCTCACCCTGCACCAGCTCCATGACAATGTAAATGGGCTGTTTCTGCGTGCAGACACCGATGAGCCGCACAATGTTCGGGTGTCTATACTGCTTGAGAATCCTGTGGGAACAAGGATGGGCACTGTGAGTGTAGGGGCCCCGGCTGCCCTGGGCACCAGCCACCCATTGCCATCCCCAGGGCACTCTGACCAGCCAGCCCGGGGACACAGCCCTCAGCACGAGGGTGATGCAGTCTCAGCAGTATCAAACAGCTCCAAGAGTGGACAGATGTGACAGGAGAAGCCCAACAGCCACACGGACCTGGCTTCCTGCAGGAACTTGGCCTTGAGCTCAGGCGGAAGGGTTTCCCGGCAGGATTTCACAGCAACAGGGGAGTTGTCAGCACGCAGGCGTCCACTGAACACTTCCCCAAAGTTACCCTTCCGAGACACAGGTGCAGCAGGCTCAGCTCACCATGTGGCCCAAGGCAACCCTTGTCCTCCTGCAGATGCTGTGAggacagccctgccctcctgcagaCCCCACAGCACCCCATCTCACCCGACCAATGCGTTCCCCCAGCAGCACGTCCTCGTGGTTGAGCACCCATTTGTCCTGCAGCAAACAGACACCAGTGAGCTGCCCCTGGCCCACAGACCCCTGCAGGCCCCTCTCAGGCAGAGCCCCAGGTCCAAGGTCCCCTGTCTAGCTGGAGAAGCATGCCTGTGGCTCTCAGCCCAGCCATCAACAGGAGAAAGGGCcgggcagagctgcccctgtGCAGGGAGCCCCACCCTCCTCTCCGCTGGCTGCATCAccttgggcacagccctggccagAACAATGCCACTCTTGCGCGTGATgggctgctggctctgcaggaggtgctggatgAGCAGCGGAATGGTGGGGAAGCTGTCACCCTCCAGCCGAAACATgttctgcagggagagaggccAAGAGGTTGTGATGGGCAGGAACCCCCAACTGCCCATGCAAAGTGCCCATGCAAGGCCGCCCCAGCCACGCCCCCTGCTCGTGGCCACTCACACTGACAGCCTGGATGATGAAGTGCCGGGGCTGCCCATCCCACAGCACGCTGAGCACATACTCCTGCTTGCCCTGGCTCTCCCGCACCAGGAAGTCTCCACTGCAGGTCAGCAGCTCCTGTACCTCCGAACGTGGAATGGCCCCGTGGTACCAGACCTGCTGGCACAGCGGCTTCTGCACGTCTGGGATTAGGGGCACGGGGGgtggcagctggaaggagacAAGGTGAGCCCAGCCACGCACACTCCTGAGTTGTGCCGGAGGTGGGGCAGCAGCGGTGTCTGgaagctgtgcccagagcaggTGGGAGCAGAGTCTGGAGGTGCTGAAACAAGGAGGGCTGTGTGGCCAGAAAGGAGAGGACAGGCCCAGCAAGGCAGCTGGGTGGAGACCAGGGTGGCACCCAGGGACTCACCGAGTACTTTGGGCTGAAGATCCCCGTGATGTGGTTCTTGAGGGTCTCCAGTGCActggccccgctccgctccTGCTCCTGGAAGGAGGCAGGGGCTGCGCATTAGCTGTGCACCCACCCCTGCAGCCTCCAGAGCACACGAGGCCAGACTGACTCACCGTGGAGGAGACAGACTGCCGATCCTCcggcagaggcagggcaggcagggggtccctggtgcccagctctgccagcttcCTGGCCAGCACGTCCCgctgcagctgcagcttggCCTGGGCACAGAGGCAGCCCTCGAGCTGCTGCCGCGCCTCATGCAGCCCCTGCCGCCTGCCCAACAAGTGCaccctggggaggggacagggtgATCAGCACCCGCTGCCCTGGCCCCTCACCCCCCTCTGCTGCACCTCACCGCTCCCCGGGGCTCCGGCCCTGCTCCTCATCATGGATCTCTGTCTTCAGCTCCTGCATCTGCTGCTCCTTGATACTCACGGCCTCCGTGGCGGCCACCAACTCCTCCTCAACCGATGTCAGGCTGCAAGAGATGTGTGCCAGcggggggctcagcccctgcccctcaCCTGCTCCTGCCCACGGCTAGTCCCACTCACCAGTGCTGGACACTTTCCAGGGTCAGCTcattcagctgcagctcccctggCACCAGGTTTTCTGTGTCCTCCAGCAGGCTCTCATCAAAGGACACGGTTGGTGGGACCTCAGATTCGTACCTGTGGGCATCCAGGACAGCTCTGCCTCCACCTGCCCCATGCCGGCCGCTGCCGCCCAACGGCAGCAGGGCCGTACCCGGCAGAGAGGCTGCAGCTGTGTGGAGCCATACTGGTGGCTCTGGATGAAGCTGCTGTACTCAGTGGCAGGGTCGATGGCCTGGATGGCACTGGCAATCTCCCGGTGCGTGGCCAAAAGGTCTTCCTGTACCAGGCTGCTGATGCTGCAGTACTCCCTGAGGATCTCCTTTCTGCGGGAGCAGTGCTGGTTCTGGGGGGCCATGGGCATGCCCAGGGGTAGGGagtggggtgcagggctggTTGCAGGGCACAGGATGGGCAGTGGGGCATGGGGTGGGCAGCGGGGCAGGCGGGCTCTTACAGGACGAGGACCATCTCCTGCTGCAGATTGTAGAGGGACTGATGCAGGCTGGGCAGCACCCGCTGGTAGTGGTGCTGGTGGTGCACTGCAGCCGCCTGCACAGCCAGCACATACTGATTGTGCAGGGCATGGAGCTTCCAGAGGCTGCGCACGTACTTCTCCTTCGCCTTGTCCCGCTCCTTGTCTGTGGAGAGAGGCTGTGGAAAACCCCAACCGCCAGCACATCACCTGTCCCAGCACCCAGGAGGGGGTCAGAGGGTGAGGGCTGGGAGAGGGTCCcagggcacacagggggatAAGCCTGGGGTGGTCACACTGTGACACAGAGATGCTCCTGACCCACAGCGTGGTGTCCCAAGGCCCCCAGACTTCTGCCTGTCTTCCTGGAGATCAGGCTGGGCTCTCCTCTATGCTGCCCAACCCCAGAACTCCCACCCgctgcaggctgggctgtggtttCCACAGAGTGCAGGTCATGCTCCAGCCACCCTTGACCCATAGGGAAGCTGGGAGGTCACGCAGGGGACAGGGGCCAGGTTGGCACCTTTGCTGGCCTCCTGGTACTTGCGCTTGGCCTGGGCGCTGTCACGGGCCAGGCTTCGGTACTGCGCCTTCAGCTTCTCCATCTCCTGCTGCGTCGTCTGGAGAGGGACACAGTCAGGGAGTGGGTCCAGCACACTCTCTTGTTCCCCTGCTGGCTCCAACATACCCGGCTGTactcctggctgagctgctgccactgctcgCCGAAGGCTTTGCGCAGCTGCTGCTTGTCGCGGATGAGCAGGCTGAGCTTGGCCAGCGGCCCCGCTGCCAGTTCCTCCGCATGCCGCCGCAGGATCTGGCTCAGCGTCTCTGTCCGGCTCACCAGCACCCACCAGGACTGCAAGAAAGGGAGTCAGGGATGGGGTGGAGATGGCATCCTCCAGCACCACACGGGCTCTGCAGGGCGCAGTCCTACTCTGAGGCATCCCTACCTTCTCGATCTGACCACCATGGTCGCCATGGAGCTGCCAAGCgccctcctgcttttccagctgggaCAACATGTGGTGCAGCATCCCTGCATACTCCCGGTCACTCTTGGCCCGCTGTGACATCCACTTCTTCATCAGCTCCAGGAGGCGCAGCTCCCCATCCTGCAGGCGCAGCAGTGCACTGTGCCCCTGCGGGCACCACAGCTCCGGCCCAAAGCCCATGGCACCGCTGTCCAGCCAGGGGAGGTCTGCTGAGCACCAGGACAGCCTGAGCTGCAACTGCTGCCCTGCGCTGCCTGCACCAGTGGCCAGGGCCCTTTGCATTTCACACCCTCCTACCCCCCCATCCGGTCTGTGCAGCAGAGATGGCCCTCCCCATCCTGCAAACAGCCTTGCAAAGCCTattcagagcagcaggatgagtgctccaagctctgtgggagctgggccCTTTGCGGATCgtgctgggaaggaggaagtgTGGAGCCATACACAGCTGTGTCATCTCTGCCATGCACAGGGCTGCTCCCCAagggcagcacagctgtgccccCCACCCCTGGCAGGCACCAGCCCCTCCTCTGGCAGCTCCAGTCCTGTCCTGCCCTTTGGCACTGTCACTCCTATGCCCGTAGTGTGGGAGCTCCCTGGGCCTGGGACACTGGTGGGAAGCCAGCAGAAGCAGAGGAGGGTGCTGAGCCCCAGAGAAAGGTGCTGAACCTGGATACGCCCTGGCATGCAGGACTCCAGTTGGGAGTCAAACGGATCCCAGTGGCAGTCCCTGGGTGCCCTGCTTTGAAGCAAgagtgcagcaggagcaggagagtgCTGGGGCACCTCCCTGTGCAGCGCAAGAtgtctcctggcacagcccctgacCTCACCAAGACCTTCCTCCCCAGCCCACAAAGGAGTCCCCCTGTCTCTCCTAGTACCTCACCGGGGCACAGTCCTTCCAACCTACATTTCTTGCTAGGTCTTCGTtgtgaggctgctgctggcgTCCTGCTGGGGCCGGGACTGATGCGGTTTGGACCTGGTGCAGCTCTGGTTCCTGGGGAGGAACAGGAAACCCAGTGCTGACCATACAGCCATTGCGAGATTTCCTGCgcttcctcccctccctgccagtCTCCACGCCAGCAGCCGACGCCAGCACACAGTTCTGCTGCAGATAGGCAGTTCCCAGCCCCACCACACCTCCCAGCTGCCTCCCACCAGGGCCCGACACCACCAGGCCCAGTATACCTAGGGCTCCACTGCTCCTGTGGAGCCCTCACTCAGtgccagtccctcccagcaaaGCCCCCTCAGCCATGCCTGGTCCTGCCTGACTCCTAGTCCCACTCCATGTCCCTGTGTATTCAAGAGGCTGCAGGACCTGAAGGGTCCTGAGGACTCTGCGTAGCC
This genomic stretch from Taeniopygia guttata chromosome 10, bTaeGut7.mat, whole genome shotgun sequence harbors:
- the FES gene encoding tyrosine-protein kinase Fes/Fps isoform X3, whose product is MGFGPELWCPQGHSALLRLQDGELRLLELMKKWMSQRAKSDREYAGMLHHMLSQLEKQEGAWQLHGDHGGQIEKSWWVLVSRTETLSQILRRHAEELAAGPLAKLSLLIRDKQQLRKAFGEQWQQLSQEYSRTTQQEMEKLKAQYRSLARDSAQAKRKYQEASKDKERDKAKEKYVRSLWKLHALHNQYVLAVQAAAVHHQHHYQRVLPSLHQSLYNLQQEMVLVLKEILREYCSISSLVQEDLLATHREIASAIQAIDPATEYSSFIQSHQYESEVPPTVSFDESLLEDTENLVPGELQLNELTLESVQHCLTSVEEELVAATEAVSIKEQQMQELKTEIHDEEQGRSPGERVHLLGRRQGLHEARQQLEGCLCAQAKLQLQRDVLARKLAELGTRDPLPALPLPEDRQSVSSTEQERSGASALETLKNHITGIFSPKYSLPPPVPLIPDVQKPLCQQVWYHGAIPRSEVQELLTCSGDFLVRESQGKQEYVLSVLWDGQPRHFIIQAVSNMFRLEGDSFPTIPLLIQHLLQSQQPITRKSGIVLARAVPKDKWVLNHEDVLLGERIGRGNFGEVFSGRLRADNSPVAVKSCRETLPPELKAKFLQEARILKQYRHPNIVRLIGVCTQKQPIYIVMELVQGGDFLTFLRSEGPHLRVKELVKMTENAAAGMEYLESKHCIHRDLAARNCLVTERNTLKISDFGMSREEEDGIYASTGGMKQIPVKWTAPEALNYGRYSSESDVWSFGILLWEAFSLGAVPYANLSNQQTREAVEHGMRLDPPEQCPEEVYQLMQRCWEYDPRKRPSFCTIHQDLIAIRKRQR